From Rhizophagus irregularis chromosome 9, complete sequence, the proteins below share one genomic window:
- a CDS encoding uncharacterized protein (SECRETED:cutsite_VGS-EN; SECRETED:prob_0.8090); SECRETED:SignalP(1-33), with amino-acid sequence MTSKLSISLHGNNSVFILISIILCLLIPSNVGSENHPYFDPNIPSCVACEKEYPSIDSCTKSSEIFQNFSLVIFNPQQFIDAIRCACTDTFLSVYPLCLECFRRTGQPDTLLNTEVPPAIDTIRSTCQTMSAISGNASSYDATATVNPSGPTDHPGINSASSSDLMGMLWFYIIILVSTNMLLLLHHLD; translated from the exons atgaccTCAAAACTTTCAATTTCTCTTCATGGAAATAATAGcgttttcattttaatttccATAATTCTGTGTCTACTTATTCCATCGAATGTAGGCTCAGAAAATCATCCTTACTTTGATCCAAACATTCCATCATGTGTAGCTTGTGAAAAAGAATACCCTTCTATCGATTCATGCACAAAGTCTAGtgaaatttttcagaatttttctttagttaTATTTAACCCTCAACAATTTATTGATGCAATACGTTGTGCTTGTACAGACACATTTTTATCCGTATAC CCGCTTTGTTTAGAATGTTTTCGAAGAACGGGACAGCCGGATACGTTATTAAATACAGAAGTTCCGCCAGCAATAGACACAATTAGATCAACATGTCAAACTATGAGTGCGATCTCAGGAAATGCTAGTAGTTATGACGCCACAGCTACAGTAAATCCCTCAGGGCCGACCGATCATCCTGGGATAAATTCTGCAAGTTCCAGTGATTTGATGGGGATGTTatggttttatattattatattggttTCGACTAatatgttgttattattacatcatttgGATTAA
- a CDS encoding Cyclin-dependent kinase 11B, with protein sequence MENQGYSPVECIDDNNLEKNNTPEVQLTETPKTKTKKSKWESESDNDSESEQRFSKKRRKKIQDSEVDEHSQPETTESIRRLKVSNEDPFNQSPSTRSISPIAEPINDMSISSTPSPTPESTTQSFEERIIKSTPTPLPPMLTGCRSVDNYEKLNRIEEGAYGVVFRARDKATGEVVALKKLKLDKEKNGFPITSLREVHTLLLAKHPNIVNVREIVVGETLTQIFIVMDFIEHDLKSLMEDMQVPFLQSEVKTIMLQLLSAVAMLHDNWIIHRDLKTSNLLLNNRGQIKVADFGLARKYGSPLGPMTELVVTLWYRAPELLLGTKKYSTAVDMWSVGCIFGELVNKEPLLPGRTEIDQLTKIFKLLGMPNEKIWPGFSKLPHAKNIPFIKQSHNTLRSRFPYLTENGFDLIAKLLTYDPSKRITAEEALKHPYFTESPLPKDPEMFPTWPSKGGGERRKSYTSPSAPNVAHGVEKLDEEDQTLLGSIFENQGGNDYGFRLKI encoded by the exons ATGGAAAATCAGGGTTATTCTCCTGTTGAATGTATAGAcgataataatttagaaaaaaataatacaccaGAAGTTCAATTAACGGAAACTCCAAAAACAAAAACCAAAAAATCAAAGTGGGAATCTGAAAGTGATAATGATTCAGAAAGCGAACAAagatttagtaaaaaaagacgtaaaaaaattcaagattcAGAAGTAGACGAACATTCTCAGCCTGAAACTACTGAAAGTATTAGAAGGTTAAAAGTATCGAATGAAGATCCGTTTAATCAGTCTCCTTCAACTAGATCAATATCTCCTATAGCAGAACCTATAAATGATATGAGTATTAGTTCCACTCCTTCTCCCACGCCTGAATCAACAACACAATCATTTGAAGAGAGAATTATTAAATCCACCCCAACCCCACTACCCCCAATGCTTACTGGATGTCGTAGCGttgataattatgaaaaattaaatagaattGAAGAAGGTGCTTATGGAGTAGTTTTTCGTGCCAGAGATAAAGCCACAGGGGAGGTTGTGGCTTTAAAAAAACTCAAATtagacaaagaaaaaaatggttttccTATTACATCCCTGCGAGAAGTTCATACTTTACTTTTGGCTAAACATCCGAATATTGTAAATGTGAGAGAAATCGTAGTTGGTGAAACACTGACACA aatttttatagTTATGGATTTTATAGAACACGATCTTAAAAGTCTCATGGAAGATATGCAAGTACCTTTTCTGCAATCGGAGGTTAAAACAATAATGCTTCAGCTTTTATCGGCTGTTGCAATGTTGCACGATAATTGGATTATTCATCGTGATTTAAAGACTTCTAACCTTTTGCTTAATAATCGTGGCCAAATTAAAGTCGCAGATTTTGGTTTAGCTAGAAAATATGGTAGTCCATTAGGCCCAATGACTGAACTCGTCGTTACTCTTTGGTATCG AGCTCCCGAGTTACTATTGGGGACGAAGAAATATTCTACAGCCGTAGATATGTGGTCCGTTGGTTGTATATTTGGAGAATTGGTAAATAAAGAACCTTTATTGCCAGGGCGAACAGAAATTGATCAATTGACTAAA attttcaagtTATTGGGAATGcctaatgaaaaaatatggcCTGGATTTTCAAAATTACCCCATGCTAAAAATATTCCTTTTATAAAACAATC acaTAATACGTTACGTAGTCGATTCCCGTATTTGACAGAGAATGGTTTTGATCTAATAGCAAAGCTGTTGACTTATGATCCATCAAAAAGAATAACCGCAGAAGAGGCTTTAAAACATCCTTATTTCAC GGAAAGTCCTTTACCAAAAGATCCAGAAATGTTTCCAACTTGGCCATCAAAAGGTGGTGGTGAAAG GCGTAAATCTTATACGAGTCCATCAGCTCCTAACGTTGCACATGGCGTTGAAAAATTAGACGAAGAGGATCAAACACTCTTGGGATCTATTTTTGAGAATCAAGGAGGAAACGATTATGGCTTTAGACTCAAGATTTAA